The Malus sylvestris chromosome 3, drMalSylv7.2, whole genome shotgun sequence genomic sequence aaattaagaaacttGAGGGCAATAAACTAAGATTAACACATTATCATATGTTAAATGTATttattgaccctaaaaactaccaagcatacgtggcgcgcaggccgagtaattagtaagctaactacgtccttcggttttatgcggggcgtgccaacttgttggtcgagctcggtcgaggagtaaaatttgttgatgttgcattaGGTGCGCGACCGATTTCTCGATATTGCAATTgcggtcgaggaaggaacacgcctCGGCCTTCAagttctagagcttgaagacaaagctactagttatgcgaagttcacaaatcgtcggcacCAGATTCGGTCActgtgattatattcgtaagagtataagcacgccaaatcgacaccagagtatagGGACACAAATATTCAAAACGAATATACgtcttgattgtgaaagtggttcgatcgtcagaatgccgaactctaaatcctacttgcgaataaccaatcataaacgactcggcgttcaatgtgccgagtaTAATAACTTTTAACACCTCGCTTTATCGAGAAGGTTAACGAGATGACCTCTACcgataaggattcgaaaatccttctcgaccgagacttggatagataaccggTCAACCTtgtcgcagtgctgtttatccaaactgaagatgctctacggtcggctgattctacggtaacagtgctgtttatccaaactgaagatgttcgccggttgcctttacagtgttgtttatccaaactgaaggtgcgtcggcgaaaaaaggaaaacaaaaatctcaaggttgttgagaggtttcgcgtagagcgagagaatgcgcagggcaatttgtgtgttgaattggaggaggTTGTTTCGATGTCTTCCCTCCTTATTTATAGCAGTCAACCTGTATTGAATCTCAATCACTCccggattagaactccttctcatgatccaaccttatctcggccaatcctattcctactaggactttgaacatAACTCGTTATCAGACCGTATTCAATCTCAGTATCCTGACCCCGTCGAAACTCCTTCTCATAACAGGATTCGTCCACATTCCCAATTTATGATAAGATATGGCCAACTTCAACCGCGCGGCCCATGAGCTAAATATCTCCCAATGACACCTGTACACGACCACTAGGCCGAAAAAGATCTAACTCGgcccaaaacaatatttttgggcccaaacattgccccctcgcttctgaagTCGTCGACCTATACTCCTTAGTTCGAGCCTCGACCTTGAAAAAGTGAAACCGACTTTCGGGAACTGCCACCATATGCACTTATGAGATGTAATCCCATAATCTCGATTTCCAAATTGTCTTGCCACGTGTCAACCCCCTGGTTCCCTAGCAGCCTTTAATCATGATCCTCGAAAACATGCGACCGCCGAAACGTCTCTTTTGCATTAAAACCGCCGTAACACGCCATCGTGCTTCCTCAATTTGCGAAAACCTCAATCCTCTCGCCTTGATTTTCTGAACCTGTACAATGATTAGTATCTCTCCTGCTTGATTTTACCcatgattttgaaaatcaacCGTTTAGCCTTCCGTTCCCAAATGTCTATAAATACCTGGATCTCTTCCATTCGTACCTTACGCTCTCTCAAACCTTTGAAATTTTCTTGCCGTTCTGTTTTTTAAAACTTTCAAAAACCAGGGATTCTGAAACTTTCATCTCAGAAATTTCTAACCTTTCCTCAATGGCCTCCTTTGTCTCAAAACTCTCTTCTGAGTCCAACAAGTGCAAGGATTTCATCGATCAGCACGCTATCAAGACTCTGCGTTTCGAGGGTGAGTCAAACACTACTCACCAAGTTCTGGGCCCACTCTTCAAGGATACGGTGCCGTcatccatcaccaacctatTTAAAAAATACTGTTTGGCAGGTTTTCTGCAAGGATTCGATTGGTCGAAGTGGTGCCAGACAAAACCCCAAGGATCCTGGCCTTCACCCAATGCGAATTGGGTGGCATGGGTCATTCGAATGGAAAGGTTATTCGGTAAAGAGTGGAAAACTCTTGGTATTTATGACGCTATCAAGTTCTCGACTATGGAGATTACAATGGATAAAGAGCTCCTCATGGCAGCTTTTAGCCTCTGGTGCTCgaccaccaacaccatggtcaTTCCATTCAGTCATATGACTCTTACCATCCTCGACATTTCGGCTATCATTGGGACTTCTCATTCTAGCATCCCGGTCGACGCTACCCTTATTGGATGCCCCTCTAACCTTGACCTCAAGGCATTGTTTGACGATCAGGCCGTCGAGACGTTGAGCCAGGAAGGTTAAAAGCCTTCAAAAGTCGATGttcagaaattgcacaagaatttTCTAAACTACAACACCCTTATCCTCCATTTTGCTGGTCGAGGAGATGTGAGTCTTCGGAAGGGGGAACACGAGGTTTTCCTGTTTTACTGGTATAACAAATTCATTTGTTGTACCATGTCAAATAAatgcttggtcgagaacatgccggtggcggaagccctggctagtggCCACTCTTTAGCGCTCAGCCCCGCCATCCTTGCCAACCTTGTTCGTTGCTTGGCAGAGACAACCCTCAACAAGATCGACCCGCAACAGAATGGACCTCTCTGGGTGTTCCAACTATGGCTGCAGGTTTATTTCTCCACCCTTCGGCCAGAAGTCTCCGACCTCCAGTCTACTGTAGTGTTCGGCCTTCAATTGGCCTCCCGCCCAGTGCCCCTCACCAAGCCGAAGAAGTCTTTAAACACATCTTCGGCCTGGATGTCCTTTCCGATGacgaatttttgatatgtcgtCGTCAAGAATATCCTCGCTCCATTAGACTTCCCACATCAACTTGGGGTGACAGCGAGGATGCCGCTTTTCGTCAAAACTGGGGGTCATTCGTGTTAACTCGCGACCTTCCCCTTGGTTGTGATGCCTATCGAGCAAGTTGGGAAGTTTATCACCCCCACTTTGCCGCCCGGTAGCTCGGTTACCTCTAAGGTTACCCATTGCCTATACTTTCTTCTCGCTCCATTCTGACCCGATGACGCGTCTCTGGTTCTTCAGAAATGAAGTGTAGAGACGCCGAGAAAGAATTTCAGGAACGATGTAGGAAATTTCTTCTTCGACCCAATTCTATTGAATATCTCGGCACTGATATCTTCAGCGACTGGTGGGAAGAATATACGCACGACTTTTTTGGCACTTCGATCGAGGAAGTAGTCAACAAAATTTTTGGTGATCGGCCCAAGAAACCCTCCGCCCCTCAATCTAAAGAGGCGCCCCAAGGTATACCCATGTTTCTACCTTTATTTTTTAGACATTTGAGTGATTCTATTAACGGGACTTCGCTTTCTTAGGTGGTCGGGTACTAAAACAAGTGGACGTGGTCGTCCCGGCAGTGGTTAAGAAAAAATTGGCCCTTTCCTCCAATAAGACCAAAACCACCGCACAAAACCTATCGAGCAAACGACTTCAACCGGTCACTGAGACGACAGGTGAAACTCCCCGTCCCCCAAAACGCGTCAAGAAATTGGCGAAGAATGGACCTTGGAAGATTCATGTTATCTCCAGCCACACAACTAGGACGATCGCTCATAGTGCCTCTCCTTCCGCTCTCGTTGCTCAGGCTTCGACGGATAATCGACCTTTTTCGGCTAGCCCGGCAACCCAAGCTCAACCAACACCTGAGGTCCCCGAGGTCGTGGTTGAGCCGGTTGTTGCACCCTCGGTTGACTTGCTTGCAGCTCCAAGGTCAACATGAGTACCCGTTCTTGGGGAGATGACTCCTTCGATTGGGAAGGATCTCTCCAAGAATCCAAAGCATTCAGCGGTCATCTTAGAAGAGGTACGATTATGCTGTCAAATTCCTTTACTTATTAAGTAATAAACAATTATTAACACTTTTGTTTTAGGATGATGAGAGTGACTAGACTCCGCTAGCGAGTCGCTCTCAACCAACCCAAGCTCTTTCCATTAATCTACCCCCCGTGGTTGAGGCAGCTGATCAGGTTAATCCTCCGGTCGCCGATCGCGAAAAGAGGCCTCTCGTCGAGCCTGAAGCGACGTCAGAAACTCCAATTCACCCTCACGACCAAGACCTCGACATCCCTCCTCAAGAAGTGACCTCGACTTTTGTAAGGCTCGATTACCTTCTATTGTTAATTTGTTATAACATGTATGAACcgagaaaatattaaatgtcaggtgcccatTTATTCATTTCACCGAAAATTTTATGTGCCAAAatgtgttatctatatttcctggccacctcagtggccatcgaatgtagataaccttcatcggcTGCGTGAATTAAGAAGCAGTCTGAAACattgggctcggccattgagttctttaggttcgagcaatgaacccgaagacatggccgaagtctccGCTCGGtaggtttaaaacaaaaaccttcttgctatattcttttgtaaattttcttgcGCTTAAACTGTTTTCATGCgcagccttcatgggaagtAGAGTTTGATGCTCTTCTATCAAGCACTTCTGGAGTGGCTGGTCCTTCGGCAACTACGATTGAACCTGTCAAATCAGCTGCTCTTGTTCGGTTGCAAGAAGTTCTGTCTCTCTCAGCTTCACAAGTCCTCAAGCGCAAAGGTCTTGATTCGTTGGGTGCATGCCTAAACGACCTCAGAGCTGATGGTCAATTGAGCGCCGAAGCTATCATTCAGGCGTCGCCCACCTTGGAACGAGTTCAGGAATCCTTTAGTATTTTCGAGAACACTATTCGGGCTGACGATGACTTGAAAGCTGCAACAGCCGTTCAAGACATTATTCGTCCGAAGATCGACGCTTTAAAAGTGAAAAAGAGGCCCTGGCCGACCTTGATCGTCAAATGGCTGAACTGGTAAAACGAAGGTCGGCCATTGCTTCTGAGCTTGAGAGGGACTTTGAGTCGGGCGGTAAATCTTGCTTAACCGAATACGCGGCGAACGCCAAGTAAGTCGAGCAGCTGAAAATGGACAAGAAAAACCGACAAGCTAAGGTCATAATGGGCGATGTGAGGTGGTTGGAGCTGAAGGCCCTTCTTGgaactcttcttccttcatcaccttagAATTATTTAACTGTAAACCGACTTATGAATGAAATGAACTTGATGAAATGAAATaagctttattcttgcatcTCCCATGTGACTGGGTAGTATTTCTTTAAGAATTTTCCATTGATTAGTAACTTGTGAATAATAACGGTTCAATCTCTAAGATGGTATGCCCCTTGCCGAGGATTTTATGAATAATGAatggcccttcccaattcggcgaccacttgccgaacctggggtctttaattcctacgggTAGTACGGTTTGCCAAACCAATTCTTTTTCGCCGAACGTTTTTTGTCTAACTTGCTGATTATATGCACACTCAGCGATTTTCTTTTAAGCCACTAATAAATTATAAGCATCAAGCCGAGCGTATTCCAAATCTTCTAGCTCTTGTCTCATGGCTTGATTGTACTCGGCGCTGAATAAACTAATCTGTTCAATTATTCGTAATGAGTTTACACTTAGCTCGACAGGTAGCATTGCGTCATGTCCATAAGTCAATGCGTACGGAGTCATTCTGATGGCTGTCCGCGGAGAGGTTCGATAAGCCCATAATGCTTCGTTTATCCTTAAATGCCACATGCCCGGCCTTTCTTTTATCATCTTTCCGAGAATACTAATAAGaaccttattacttgcttcgACCTGTTCATTCGCCTGCGGGTAGTATGGCGTAGATTGCTCGAGTCGAATCTTTAGATTCGCCGTAAAGTCCTTAAATCTGTCGGATGTAAAAATCGTACCGTTATCTGTTATGATTGTTTCTGGCCCTCCGAATCTAGTCACAATGTTTTCTTCAACAAAACTGCAAACTTCCTTAGACGTTAACTCGACATATGACTTGGTttcgacccatttggtgaagtagtccgtTGCAACATGTATCCACGCATGTTTGGCTGCACCAAAATATGGTGTGATTTTACCAATaacatccatggcccatcctcggAACGGCCATGGTTTGGTGACCGAATGTAATGATTCGGTCGGTACTCTCTGTATTGGCCCATGGATTTGACATTGTACACAACCTTTTGCGTACTCAATGCAATCCTTCAGAATACTCGGCCAAAAATAGCCGTGTCGTCGAAGTAGCTAACGCATTTTTCCTCCATATTGGTGGGCTCCATAAATTCCTTCGTGTACTTCTGCCATTGCTTGAGCAGCTTCTTGCGGGCTGAGGCACAACAACAGTAACTTGTCCTCACCTTTTCAATATAGCTCATTCTGGTATAACACGTAATTTATGGCATGAACCCTTGTCCGTCGGTCGTGTTTTCCGTTGGGGTTATCAATATATTGCATAATCGTccttctccaatcatctggtaatGCTTCAACGACACAAACCTTGACAAAGTCTTTACGTTCTAACAACGACAGCAATGACATGACTTGTGTACGGATCACGCAATCTTGTTGGAGAACTTGCTGATTGATCAAGGTCGAATGTACTTATCGTAACACAGGTATTTCTCGACCTAATTTGCCCCCCATGAGTTGGGCTCCGGAGGCTATTTGAGCCAATTCATCGGCGTCAGTGTTATGAACGCGTGAAATATGTTTGAAAGTTATTCCGTCGAAggattcggccaaatagctagcaaccatgtggtaaggtgccagagtacaactcatgcaacgaaaagtcccgttgagttgattaattacaagttcGGAGTCACCAAGCACAAGTACACGAGTTGCCCGCAAGTCATACAGTATGCCGAGGCCGATAACAAGAGCTTCGTATTCGACCTGATTATTTGTACAATCGAAATCGAGCTTGGGAGAGAAATACCAACGATTATGAGTGGGGGATTGAATAACGATCCCAATGCCAGCCAAGACTGACGTATTGGACCCATCAAAGTACAACGTCCAGTAATTATCCCATGTTTGTATCATGCCGATGTCAACGTTATTGCCCTTAAATTTGTACGGGGAAGGGTGGTGAGCCAAAAAATCAGCTAGGGCTTaacctttgacagctttctggggtACATATTGCAAGCTGAATTCAGACAGGGCCATCGTTCATTTGCCGATTCGACCCTTGACGATCGATAGAGTGAGCATGTAACGGATGACATTGGTCTGGGCGATAACTTGAGTGACTGACGGAGCATGTAATGTCTTAGTTCCAACGTGGTAAAAAATAAAGCCAGGCAGAGCTTCTCGACGGCTGAGTAATTAATTTCTGGTGGGTTGAGGTTCCAGCTAAGGTAAAAAATGGCATGTTCTCGCCCGACGTCATTATCCTGGGCGAAAAGGCAACCGATGGATTCTTTGGCCGTCAAGATATATAGCTTAAGAGGTTGACCCCGTCGTGGTGGGACGAGGACGGATGGAGTTGTTAGAGAGACTTTAATCTGCGTGAATGCCTCTTGATGCTCGGCACGCCATTCGAAGGTGTCGGAGTCTTTGAGTTTCAAGAGTGTGGAAAGGGCTTTCACTTTCCCGGTTGAGTTAGCAATGAAGCGTCGGAGAAAATTGATCTTGCCAAGCAACGATTGTAATTGTTTCTTGGTCGTCGGCGGTGGAGATGATTGCATGAGCCTTGTTGTCGTCCATCTCAATCCCACGGTGATGGACAAGGAAGCCTAAAAAATTCCCAGTTGATACGCTGAAAACACATTTGGCGGGATTCATCTTCAGATTGTGCTAGCGCATGCGCAAGAATGCCTGACGTAGGTCATCCAAATGCGTCCACCGTCGTGCTGATTTAACAACCACATCGTCAATatagacttcgacgatggtaccaattaaatcatggaaaatACTGTTCATAGCTCGTTGGTATGTGGCCCTGGCGTTCTTGAAGCCGAAGGGCATGAcgacccattcgtaagtgccgagtgccccggAACATTGAAAGGCAGTCTTGTGGACATCCACCTCAGCGATGAAAATCTGGTTATAACCGGCATGCCCATCCATGAAAGATAGAATCTCGTGATGTGCTGCGGCGTCAATTAACAAATCGGAGATAGGCATCGGGTACTCGTCTTTGGGCGTTGCCAGGTTCAGGTTACGAAAATAAATGCAGATGCGGAGTgtgccatttttctttaatactGGGACGATATTGGCTAGCCACTCGACGTATCAAGCGGTCTGAATAATCCCAGCTTGTAAAAGTCAAACTAGTTTGTCCTTTATGCCGAGCTGTATTTCAGTTGACAACCAACGAGGGGGCTGGCGGAAAGGTTTGCAGTCAGCTTTGATGCGTAGTTCATGTTCAACTAGGGTTCGATCGAGACCCGGCatctcatgataactccaagcaaaacaatctttaaactcgTGAAGTAATTGACGGAGTTCAACTTTCATGGTATGGGGTAATAACGCGCTAATAAATAATGGATGAGGGTCGTCGGCtgttccaacatttatttcctctaGAAGATCCTTAACTTGGGGTCGACTGTCTTCGAGTTTGGCTGGTGCGGCCTGAACTTTATCTAATGACAGTACCGGGCCGTTATCTTCCTCGGTAAAAAATTCGATTAAGTTGATGCCTGAATCTGGGTACTTGGAAATagcataccaatgggccagcaggtGTTCCATCGTGGATGAAACCGCGGCTCGACGCCTCTCGCTTTTGATGTCAGTCATTAGTGATAGGGAGAAAATTAGCCAaaccgagtctcgccgaatcctggtggacGGTCTCGGCGCCTACCTCGATGGCTTTCTGGACTGAGATCCGAGTCGGCCATCCATCTTCATTAAAACCCTGTAGGGTAATATAGCCAATGTGATCATCATAATAGCGAGCCTGAATCATGTTGGTTTCAAACGGCTGAGTATCGGCTGGGTGGACCATGACCGATTTACCatcaaaaaaaatgaaaacttggtataaagaagaaggaatgcaattcatttgatgaatccaatccctACTAAGCAAagcattatactcggtcttggagtcgacgataaaaaatGCGATCATGTGATTGCGACCTGCAATGTTGACCTCTAGAGGGAGTACTCATTTGGTTTGAGACTTGTCACCGACAAAGCTGCTCATGGTTATTCCTGAAGGAATGAGTTCGTCGTTGGATCGTCGTAATGCTTTCATGATGGATACATGCATGATATTGACCGTTGCCCCGCAATCGATGAAAATTTTAGAGATTTGGTTGCCTTCAATATGGGCCGTGACATACAATGGTTTTAAATGCTGAAGATTAGCTGAGGAAGAACGGGGAAACAAGATGTCCAAggctgttttaagtttatcGTCGCCATTTGTTGACTCATATTCAGTGGTAATGACGAAATCAACTTGTGTTGCTTCCTCGGCCACCACATCACCATCCAAGGAACTTGTTTGGTGTGTAGTCAGCTGGAATTCAGCAGGTAgaacatggaccatactgatttccatattttcaaAAACTAAAGGGCCCATTGGATCTTGGTCGTCATCTTCCGGGTTGGTGAAGACTATAGCATCGTAGGTTAGAGCATTCTCGGCCTTATTGCTGTGTGTCTCAACATGTTATTGCACTTGTGCCATATAATCCGACTCTGTGTCCTTTTGACTGTCGTCGTCAGGCTTGCATGCATCTGGTGTCTAACTCTGCTCCTGCCGCATCTTACGAGCTTGTTCCTCATAGGCGATCCAGGCATTCCTTGTATCTAGGTAGGCGTCCAGACGTGCCACCCGATCTTTCTCATCAGCAGTTAAACTGAATAAGGATACGGCCGAAAAAACTTCGAAGTGATATCGAATGTGTTGAAGGTCTTCGAGAGAAAAAGGGAGTTCGGTTGTGTCAATGTCCGTGTATGGGTTAACCTCGAAGCTGAGAACCCTAGCCTCTTGAATGTACTGGAATCTAGCTTTCATCGCTGGAtcagtggtttttttttatgatcTGCTCAGCGTCGGGGTAAGTTAATGCCAGGTCAAGAGCTTTTTGGCATGCCTTGGGCAAACCATACAAATCGTTGGCAGAATATTTTTTGTGAAACTCTTTCATGTACTCCAAAGATTCGCCGAGGAATGGGAGGTGCAGATTCCGTCGAACTCTGATTAGTGGTTCTTTCAAAGGTAATAGGGGCAATTAGCTTTCGGcctatttcttaaattgctcGAAGCGAGCTTTCATCTCCTCGGGCCGAAGAAGGAGTTTGATACGCTTCTCGGACTCTTCAATGGTAGTTTCGAAGTCGCGATTGGTTTCCTTCTGCCCTTGTAACTCAGCCATGATTGTTGGGGTTGGCCGATCATCTCCGCTCCTTACCGATCTATACGCTGACGTCgacgtttctgagatttggaaaGTGCGGTATACCTGTCGGTGGGAGAATTATAGCTATGCCAACGTTGGTCACGCGGTTCAGGCGGCCTGAAAGTTTTTGGATTCGCTGATGAGCTTGAGCTACTGGAATTATGTGAATAATAATCCTTATTGTAAAACGGTGCGTCGAAATCAAGGCGTCGTCTGACCGAGGTAGGGTCATCCGTCTATTTCTTAGGGCTAAGCCTATCGAATGCTTTCTGGCGCTGGCCTTCACTAGGTTCCTTTGAAGGTGCCGTCGTGGTCGCCAATTGTTATCGTGACGTCGACGTCTGTGTCTGAGGCAGTTTCTCCTTGGGCTCGGTTAAAACAACGCGTGCCTTACAATTGCTGCACAAAACTATCGgcccatcattttcttcttcgctGGAGTCTGACATGGATTCAACTATGGCCGGTCCTGAGAGCTCGGTAGGTGGCGCATTGGAAAATAGGTTGATCTTGAGTCGAGGCTGGGAACCTTTCTTTAGGATGTGTTGTACTGGGGCAAACCCGACCTTCTCTTTCCCTTTGCTCTTGGGCAAACGGGCGTCTACCATGCCAATTGTTGCCGAAGGGAATGGATCCATATCAACCGTCATACATTTTTCAGGAAACTTTAACTTGCCTTTGTCAATCCAGCTCTGTATATCATCACGAAATATGACACAATTGTTTGTGGCATGCTTGGTCGAGTTATGATATTTGCAATatgtctttcctttaagctcttcggccttgagAATGTTATGCCTtggccgaagtttgatgatcttcactgatagcaattgatcaaaaattgcttcagcctttgtaatatcaaaagtgtaaACTTTCGATGTTTTCGCTGTTCCTTCTGTGGCCGAGCGGGTTTTGGCATCCTTGGAATTAATTGGAGTCAATGCCTTGCACacgtatggtttatctattactatctcggcCGCGTCCACGCTGATGTATTGAGACTCATCGCCTTCGGTCGATGCGTAACTGATCGTGGGGTTTTTGTAAATCGTCCCTCGGGATGGGGATTTCGAGATCTTCTCTTCTTGGAGCAAATagtcatattgctcgacatgctaGGCTATttcatacatatcccgaaagttaacccccaagaatttctttttgtaatcTACGTCGAGGCCGTTCAGAGAAAGTctaacaaattcgacttcgggtagAGGCACTCAGCACCAATTCTTGGCCGAtttaaatctggtaagataatccattggtgactcatcagatgcttgacccatccttgctaatgaagaaactgacattccaaccctggccgataaaactgctcgtgaaatttctcgaccaactcctcccagcttTGGACAGAATTaggtgggaggttgatataccaggCAAATGTTGAGCCGGACCGAAAAGTTAAACAGTCGCAGCTTGTGAAAAT encodes the following:
- the LOC126615501 gene encoding uncharacterized protein LOC126615501; protein product: MDVIGKITPYFGAAKHAWIHVATDYFTKWVETKSYVELTSKEVCSFVEENIVTRFGGPETIITDNGTIFTSDRFKDFTANLKIRLEQSTPYYPQANEQVEASNKVLISILGKMIKERPGMWHLRINEALWAYRTSPRTAIRMTPYALTYGHDAMLPVELSVNSLRIIEQISLFSAEYNQAMRQELEDLEYARLDAYNLLVA